GAATACTGAATTGCGGGATGCCAATGCCACCTTATTGAAGAATTTGAGTAGTTTTTCCCAAATCTCCAAGCAGAATACGGAAACGGTGAACAAAGCTTTGGCCAGCTTAAAGGCCAAAGAAGGACAATTACAGTTTATTACGGATAACTTTAGCCAAAATGATTCCACGGCCATTGGTATTCTTACCCAAGCCAAACAAACCCTCGGACCTGATGCCAAGATTGGAATAAGCAACGGGGATGTGATCATTTCCAATAGCATGGATTTTCTTTTTGAAAGTGATCAGGACACCACCCTAACCGAAGGCGCGCGGACTTTTTTACCAAAAGTGGCACAAATACTGATTGCCAATCCGGACAGACAGGTTTTCGTTGAAGGTTTGAACATTACCGGGGAATTTGGGTTGACCTACCAACAGTCCTTTTCGGTGGCCAATGCGTTGATGACCGTGGAAGGGATAAAACCGGAGAACTTGAATATCCTGGTCAAGGATGGAAATTTTAAAGAGGGAATCAATATTCGACTTACCTCCAATAAGGAAGAGTTTTATGCACAGTTAAAGGAGGAATTCAAATAAGAATTGCCATATACTTTTCCCCATAGTTTACCGTTCTTAACACATCAAAACCAAAACACAACATGAGCGGAGACCAGATTTTTCAATTGTTTGCCTATTTGTTACCCGCTGTGGTCACGGGAGCCGTAGCATTCTATTTTTTTCGTTTACATACCAGAAATGAAGAAGGACGAAGACGATTTTTATTACATAAGGATTCCCAAAAAGAAACCTTACCAATACGATTGCAGGCCTATGAGCGTATGGTTTTGTTCCTGGAACGCATAGCCATCAATAATTTGGTTGTGCGCGTTGCTCCAAAAGGACAGAATAAATCCAATTATGAAAATTTGCTCATCAAACAAATTGAAAATGAATTTGAGCACAACCTCTCCCAGCAGGTGTATATGAGCGATGAGTGTTGGAATATCATCAAAGCGGCGAAAAGTGCCACTATTCAGATTATTCGATCCGCGGGAATGAGCGATTCGGAATCGGCCGATAAACTCCGTGAGGATATCTTAAACCAGTCCATGGAAAAACAGTCGCCATCTGCCACCGCCTTGGCATTTGTAAAGAAAGAAATCGGTGATCTTTGGTAAAAAATACACATTGATCTCCACAATGAAACATGCTATCGATCATAAAGGAATTCCTTTATGGGCCCACCACTGATCATTCGTGCAAATCCGGTTCAATGGGCATGCTTTCCACATTCTTGTTCTTGGCATAGAGGTACCCTTTTTTCCACCATAACCTCATTTTTTCCTTGTTGAAAATGAGGGAATTCGTAGTCAAAACGGTTGGGGTGTAATACAGATTGATAATGGCATCCCGTTGATTGGCGACCAGCTTGCCCACACGTATATTCTGGTTTTCGATACGATCCAATACAAAGGAAAACATACTGGTCAAAAGCTCAAAGGGGTTTCGGGATGGCATTCGATTGTAATAGCTTACTTCGGTGCGAAGCACGATAACATCTATTTCGGTCGCGCCACGAACAATGGCCTCTTCAATGGGAACAAGACTTCCCAGACCCCCATCCGCATATTCACAACCATTTTTTCGGACCAAACTCATAAAAGGGGTGTAATTGGCAGAAATCCAAATCCAGTCACAGAATTCATCATAATCAAAATCGTTGATGGATTTGTATTCAATACGATTAAGGGAAAGGTTGGATACCGTGACCACAATATCCTTTGGACCTTGCTTTAAGGTGTTGAACTCTTCCTGTGTAATGCTATTGCGAATAAGTTCCCTTAGGTTCTCACTTTCCCCAAAGGTTTTTTTGCCCCTGATAAAATTCTTAAGGATGTTCCAGTGGTTCATTCCAATAAGATCGGCCCCAAATTTTTTCCGGATAACAAATGGGCAGTTATTGAAAATGCTATCCTGATCGACCGAAGAATAGATGTCACGGATTTTAGTGATCTTTCCCAATCCCAAATGGGATATCAATAGACTTCCTGTTGAAGTACCCACCAGGATGTCGTATTCCTTCTTTGCTTCCTCAATCAGGTAATGGGCTACGCCCCCAGCAAAGGCACCCTTACTCCCACCGCCGGAAATGACCAATGCTTTCATGGACTGAGTACGTTTTTTAATGTTTTCCTTTCCTTTTCCGAAAGTTTTTCCCGTAGGGCGAGCAATTGATTTTTCCCATCCTGCAAAGCGTTTATTTTGCGAATTAACTTTCTCGATGATTTTTTGAATTGCCAAATATGGTGATTGCACGCTTGAACTAGGTTTCTGAGGGAAACATCATTCAATGCACGTATTTGATGTAAATATTGGAAAGCCAATTGCCGTACTTCAAAATTGAAATGTGAAGCGGTATAGCCATTCAATTCGTCATAAAAGGATTTCTTTCTTTCCGGTTGATAATCCTGACTTAGCAATGCCAGTGTCAACCACAGTAATCTTACATTTCTATTGGGCAGTCCCACTACCCCATCCAATTGGTCTAAATAAGCTGCCCTATTTTTAGGGAAAGCATCCCAGAGCTTAAAAAGA
The sequence above is a segment of the Muricauda sp. SCSIO 64092 genome. Coding sequences within it:
- a CDS encoding patatin family protein, translating into MKALVISGGGSKGAFAGGVAHYLIEEAKKEYDILVGTSTGSLLISHLGLGKITKIRDIYSSVDQDSIFNNCPFVIRKKFGADLIGMNHWNILKNFIRGKKTFGESENLRELIRNSITQEEFNTLKQGPKDIVVTVSNLSLNRIEYKSINDFDYDEFCDWIWISANYTPFMSLVRKNGCEYADGGLGSLVPIEEAIVRGATEIDVIVLRTEVSYYNRMPSRNPFELLTSMFSFVLDRIENQNIRVGKLVANQRDAIINLYYTPTVLTTNSLIFNKEKMRLWWKKGYLYAKNKNVESMPIEPDLHE